Proteins from a single region of Leptospira brenneri:
- a CDS encoding YggS family pyridoxal phosphate-dependent enzyme: protein MSDYGSSYLSIQKSLKDLFPERSPVLIAVSKTKPYEVVREAYLQGIREFGENYIPEAITKFTQLREEFPEAVTSVKLHHIGPVQSGTLRKLFGIFSHTHGVGSLSSLKELLKRAEKEKTLIRYFIQTNLTGEDTKHGLSLSHLLSLKDSLTSYQNEFCIWEGFMGMGPSSGDLSETREVFSQLADFRNSQFPDKKLSMGMSGDYEIACELGSDYLRVGSKIFGERDYGKESI, encoded by the coding sequence GTGTCCGATTACGGTTCTTCGTATCTCTCGATTCAGAAATCTTTAAAAGATTTGTTTCCAGAGAGATCCCCCGTCCTCATCGCCGTTTCCAAAACCAAACCCTATGAAGTGGTGCGAGAGGCTTATTTACAAGGGATTCGCGAGTTCGGTGAAAACTATATCCCGGAAGCCATAACAAAATTCACTCAACTCAGAGAAGAGTTTCCTGAAGCAGTCACTTCTGTGAAATTACACCATATTGGTCCTGTACAATCCGGAACCTTACGTAAGTTATTTGGTATTTTCTCTCATACACATGGTGTGGGGAGTCTCTCTTCCTTAAAGGAACTTCTGAAACGTGCCGAAAAAGAAAAAACACTGATTCGTTATTTTATACAAACAAACCTTACGGGAGAAGATACCAAACATGGACTAAGTCTAAGTCATCTTCTTTCGCTGAAAGATTCCCTAACCAGTTATCAAAATGAATTTTGTATCTGGGAAGGGTTTATGGGAATGGGACCTTCGAGTGGTGATCTCAGCGAAACTAGGGAAGTGTTTTCCCAGTTAGCAGATTTTAGAAACAGTCAGTTTCCGGATAAAAAATTATCTATGGGAATGAGTGGCGATTATGAAATTGCCTGTGAATTAGGATCAGACTATTTAAGGGTTGGGTCGAAGATTTTTGGAGAGAGGGATTATGGAAAAGAATCCATTTGA
- the proC gene encoding pyrroline-5-carboxylate reductase: MEKNPFEAVGIVGLGKMGAAIGSALVKKGTKVYGFDPNLKESPVSGVTLVGTLEGVRKEAEVIVIAVKPNLVEPVLKEFSKSATFVSIAAGVSFSKLSEAAPKGSQVVRVMPNLPLVSERGALAYFSEDDVVSDVERLFAGMGKSIRVVKESLMDAVTGLSGSGPAYVLTFLQAMTEGGLQEGLSYEESLALAMETIEGTLVYFRSLRSGDASLHPMEVRNWVTSPGGTTIHGLDALERGGFSTAVRDAIKRATERSKELGKG; encoded by the coding sequence ATGGAAAAGAATCCATTTGAAGCAGTTGGGATCGTGGGCCTTGGAAAAATGGGAGCAGCCATTGGTTCTGCCCTTGTCAAAAAAGGAACCAAGGTGTATGGGTTTGATCCCAACTTAAAGGAATCTCCCGTTTCTGGTGTCACTCTCGTGGGAACATTGGAAGGGGTTCGGAAAGAAGCGGAAGTGATTGTCATCGCAGTAAAACCGAATCTTGTGGAACCGGTCTTAAAAGAGTTTTCAAAATCCGCGACCTTTGTTTCCATCGCGGCCGGGGTTTCCTTTTCGAAACTTTCGGAAGCAGCCCCAAAGGGTTCTCAGGTGGTGCGGGTGATGCCCAACCTTCCTCTCGTTTCGGAAAGAGGGGCTCTCGCTTATTTCAGTGAAGATGATGTTGTATCTGACGTAGAACGTCTGTTTGCTGGGATGGGCAAAAGCATTCGGGTGGTAAAAGAGTCTTTGATGGATGCAGTCACTGGACTTTCAGGTTCAGGACCTGCTTATGTACTTACCTTTTTACAAGCCATGACAGAGGGGGGACTCCAAGAGGGTCTCAGTTATGAGGAATCTTTAGCTTTGGCTATGGAAACGATTGAAGGAACTCTTGTGTATTTTCGCAGTTTGCGTAGTGGCGATGCGAGCCTTCACCCCATGGAAGTGAGAAACTGGGTGACTTCTCCTGGAGGAACTACGATCCATGGACTCGATGCTTTAGAAAGAGGGGGATTCTCAACCGCCGTAAGAGATGCAATCAAACGAGCGACGGAGAGAAGTAAGGAATTAGGGAAAGGATGA
- the nadE gene encoding NAD(+) synthase translates to MPKIKIAAVTLNTTPLDFLGNYESITKAIESRETKEADCILFPELCISGYGCEDAFYKPDVWTRSEEMIRELKTFSKNQIIIVGLPVFVGSFLYNCMAVLYGGRVVALVPKLNLANTGVHYERRWFHSESEFLNRTIPFAGDEVPFGHFIFQRGPWNFAVEICEDSWSVQKPASFYSLQGIDVLFSPGASHFAIGKQTIRKQIFAESSRNQCNLQVFTNLVGNESGRIIFEGGAIFASLGNIKKEGPRLSFSPFQVTSFDFDPLEIRAAKARSFRDSKPKSQSTEIPRIQLDSFRNETNSHGFSILDKRSEATKEEDLSSIVFSPFEEFTKAVSLGLYDYLRKSKTKGFTLSLSGGADSATCALLVHTMKEISKYENGDSIFSSLGIDEDNLLVTIYQKTENNSSLTEEIAKQLSEELGCAFHSITIDQAVDTSIKLIESVLEKKLNWKEHDLPLQNIQARVRSPLVWLLANLNGHLLLSTGNRSEAAVGYTTMDGDSSGSLAPLAGVSKEFLLDFLDDIQKENNRFLSPKESIRILRNTKPTAELKPLSEHQEDEKDLMPYPILQSIERKLVFLAKGESDCLEGLKQEFPWEGTEKLSEYIRKFKKLFMTSQWKRERLPPSFHLDEYGLDPKSSYRYPILSSET, encoded by the coding sequence ATGCCCAAAATTAAAATTGCAGCAGTTACGCTAAATACCACTCCCCTCGATTTTTTGGGGAATTATGAATCCATCACAAAAGCAATCGAGAGTAGAGAAACAAAAGAGGCAGATTGTATTCTTTTTCCGGAACTTTGTATTTCGGGTTATGGATGCGAAGATGCTTTTTACAAACCAGATGTTTGGACTCGTTCGGAAGAAATGATTCGAGAACTCAAAACCTTTTCTAAAAACCAAATCATTATTGTTGGTCTTCCCGTCTTTGTTGGTTCTTTTTTATATAACTGTATGGCGGTGCTCTATGGTGGTAGAGTTGTCGCACTTGTTCCCAAATTAAACTTAGCAAACACTGGCGTACATTATGAACGGAGATGGTTTCATTCGGAATCAGAATTTTTAAATAGAACCATTCCGTTTGCTGGAGATGAAGTTCCCTTCGGGCATTTTATCTTTCAAAGAGGCCCTTGGAATTTTGCAGTGGAGATTTGCGAAGATAGTTGGTCGGTCCAAAAACCAGCCTCCTTTTACAGTTTACAAGGGATCGATGTTTTGTTCTCTCCAGGGGCTTCTCATTTTGCCATAGGTAAACAGACCATTCGAAAGCAAATTTTTGCCGAATCCAGTAGAAACCAGTGTAATTTACAAGTGTTCACCAATCTGGTTGGAAATGAATCCGGTCGGATTATCTTTGAAGGAGGGGCAATCTTTGCCTCTCTTGGAAACATAAAAAAAGAAGGACCAAGACTTTCCTTTTCCCCCTTCCAAGTAACCTCTTTTGATTTTGATCCCTTGGAAATTCGGGCTGCCAAAGCCAGGTCCTTTCGGGATTCAAAACCAAAATCGCAATCCACAGAAATTCCCAGAATCCAATTGGATTCTTTTAGAAATGAGACAAATTCTCATGGTTTTTCCATTCTCGACAAAAGAAGCGAGGCAACAAAAGAAGAAGACCTAAGTTCGATTGTTTTTAGTCCCTTTGAAGAATTCACTAAGGCCGTTTCTCTTGGTCTTTATGACTATTTACGAAAATCAAAAACAAAGGGATTTACTCTTTCTCTTTCGGGAGGAGCAGACAGCGCCACCTGTGCCCTCCTTGTGCATACCATGAAAGAAATTTCCAAATATGAAAATGGGGATTCTATATTTTCCTCACTTGGGATTGATGAAGACAACTTACTTGTAACCATCTACCAAAAAACAGAAAACAACTCGAGTCTCACAGAAGAGATTGCCAAACAATTAAGTGAAGAACTGGGTTGTGCGTTTCATTCCATCACCATTGACCAGGCTGTGGACACATCCATAAAACTCATAGAATCCGTTCTTGAAAAAAAACTAAACTGGAAAGAACATGATTTGCCCTTACAAAATATCCAAGCAAGAGTTCGTTCCCCTTTGGTTTGGTTACTTGCCAATTTAAATGGACATCTACTTTTATCCACAGGAAATAGAAGTGAAGCTGCTGTTGGTTATACAACGATGGATGGAGATTCATCGGGTTCACTTGCTCCACTAGCAGGAGTTAGTAAAGAATTCTTACTCGACTTTTTAGATGATATCCAAAAAGAAAACAATCGTTTCCTTTCTCCAAAAGAATCAATTCGCATTTTACGAAACACAAAACCAACAGCAGAACTAAAACCTTTATCAGAACACCAAGAAGATGAAAAGGATTTAATGCCCTACCCCATCTTACAGTCCATCGAAAGAAAACTGGTATTTTTGGCAAAAGGAGAATCCGATTGTCTAGAAGGTTTGAAACAAGAATTCCCTTGGGAAGGAACAGAAAAACTTTCCGAATACATAAGGAAATTTAAAAAACTTTTTATGACTTCGCAATGGAAACGAGAGAGGCTTCCTCCCTCCTTCCATCTGGATGAGTACGGCCTGGATCCAAAATCCAGTTACCGTTACCCCATCCTATCAAGCGAAACTTAA
- a CDS encoding flagellar filament outer layer protein FlaA, producing the protein MKITKKFTFCLGFLLTISSLLSLPRPHDPDEAGRVQILKSALEIDTSYLLFLVEDFEGERPWDFYRVDSFLAVTQFAASVPKSEAFFQEAKILKESGYPNLQNQTSFLLQSYVENPRLDHWEIRPKEPIGLPLGMPIQGILWVYSEGHHINLSMGLSQKKSKDLYFDLGTLNFVGWRRIEFKINLPKENTRLIQSMSFPISFASFRLKSLASQKKGEFHLYFDNLSFVIDKRTFIYPGSEVNDTWGNKR; encoded by the coding sequence ATGAAAATTACAAAAAAATTTACATTCTGTTTGGGTTTCCTACTCACAATTTCCAGTCTTTTGTCTCTTCCGAGACCACATGATCCAGATGAAGCGGGTCGAGTGCAGATCCTAAAATCAGCACTTGAGATCGATACAAGTTACCTTCTCTTTCTTGTGGAAGACTTTGAAGGAGAAAGGCCTTGGGATTTTTACCGTGTGGATTCGTTTTTAGCAGTCACACAATTTGCAGCGTCAGTTCCCAAATCAGAAGCCTTTTTCCAAGAGGCAAAAATCCTAAAAGAATCAGGTTATCCCAACCTCCAAAACCAAACGAGTTTCCTTTTGCAAAGTTATGTAGAAAATCCAAGGCTCGACCATTGGGAAATCAGACCCAAAGAACCAATTGGATTGCCTCTAGGAATGCCCATCCAGGGAATCCTTTGGGTGTATTCAGAAGGCCACCACATCAATTTAAGTATGGGGCTTTCTCAAAAAAAATCCAAAGATTTGTATTTTGATTTAGGCACTCTCAACTTTGTGGGCTGGAGAAGGATTGAATTTAAAATCAACCTTCCCAAGGAAAACACAAGACTCATCCAATCCATGTCCTTCCCTATTTCTTTTGCTTCTTTCCGTTTGAAAAGTCTGGCTTCACAAAAGAAAGGAGAGTTTCATTTATACTTTGACAATTTGAGTTTTGTCATTGATAAAAGAACTTTCATCTACCCTGGTTCGGAAGTGAACGACACTTGGGGTAACAAACGCTAA
- a CDS encoding 3-deoxy-D-manno-octulosonic acid transferase, which produces MVYFFYDILVSCIDFILKFLSFFLKLVREELQKRKRILNQIFSKSAEGKFVIWLHAASVGELDQAKALTETIRKKNKNVFIIQSVFSSSVKETSFTDPLADVYFYLPLDRAHAYDKIFSHFQPKVLFIMAWDTWPNLLRKTSQMGTKSYLACASLSSQSSRKNPFVRSLTKASFQYLTGIYPSHKLMAKEFEGLVSTNTDFSVLGDTRFESVLGKLESKSPNPNFTKFVSEQKDFLSKNKPVILGSTYGICEERFSAYLKGHSDEAYYWIFPHKWEENRLLEWIPKLERYGSVAVFSKLTPGKPLPKFILFDLMGILAFAYQYGSFAYVGGAWLHRVHNTIEPAALGLAVITGPKIANAPEAIVMQELGGLFKTETEDQFVEKFALLVKDNSLREKMGKGNRNFVVENRGASDKIYNRVFSDAQN; this is translated from the coding sequence ATGGTATATTTTTTTTACGACATCCTTGTTTCCTGTATTGATTTTATCTTAAAGTTTCTTTCGTTCTTTCTAAAACTGGTTCGAGAAGAATTACAAAAAAGAAAACGGATTCTAAACCAAATATTTTCAAAATCTGCTGAGGGTAAATTTGTGATCTGGCTACATGCGGCCAGTGTCGGAGAGCTTGACCAAGCCAAAGCCCTGACGGAAACCATTCGTAAAAAAAACAAAAATGTTTTTATCATCCAATCTGTTTTTTCCTCTTCCGTAAAAGAAACTTCCTTTACTGATCCACTCGCCGATGTTTATTTTTATCTCCCTTTAGATCGTGCCCATGCCTATGACAAAATTTTTTCTCATTTTCAACCGAAGGTTTTATTCATTATGGCTTGGGATACTTGGCCAAATCTTTTAAGAAAAACATCACAAATGGGAACAAAGTCGTATCTTGCCTGTGCCAGTTTGTCTTCCCAGTCTTCGCGAAAAAACCCATTTGTACGTTCTTTGACAAAAGCTTCCTTCCAATACCTAACAGGAATTTATCCCAGTCATAAACTTATGGCCAAAGAATTTGAAGGTTTGGTTTCCACAAATACCGACTTTTCTGTATTAGGTGACACAAGATTCGAATCCGTTTTAGGAAAATTGGAATCCAAATCCCCAAACCCCAATTTTACGAAATTTGTCTCTGAACAAAAAGATTTTCTTTCTAAAAATAAACCGGTGATTCTTGGTTCCACTTATGGAATCTGTGAAGAACGATTTTCTGCTTATTTGAAAGGACATTCTGATGAGGCGTATTATTGGATTTTTCCTCATAAATGGGAAGAAAATCGGCTCTTAGAATGGATTCCAAAATTAGAAAGATATGGTAGCGTCGCCGTTTTTTCCAAACTGACTCCAGGCAAACCCCTACCGAAATTCATTCTTTTTGACCTGATGGGAATTTTAGCTTTTGCATACCAGTATGGAAGTTTTGCCTATGTTGGAGGCGCTTGGCTGCATCGAGTGCATAATACCATTGAACCCGCTGCCCTTGGTCTTGCTGTCATCACCGGTCCCAAAATCGCAAATGCACCAGAAGCAATCGTTATGCAAGAATTAGGTGGACTTTTCAAAACAGAAACAGAAGACCAATTTGTAGAAAAATTTGCCCTACTTGTAAAGGACAACTCTTTAAGAGAAAAGATGGGAAAAGGGAATCGAAACTTTGTTGTAGAAAATAGAGGTGCATCGGATAAGATTTATAACCGAGTTTTCTCCGATGCCCAAAATTAA
- a CDS encoding LIC11073 family putative lipoprotein codes for MRFPSLHPLYFFCISFLSFFGCGINTDTPVAPFVFLVPPSVPQILSVVAVNSNITNDFQTDVFNYNLDPRPEYILRYYVTNREPQFLGYNLYVTTAFPGIIQTVQGEWLEDGVQPSFPHLPYEASTESSKIVTKRIRFAVPPPGAEFFQKCQIYNFTLRSMLTGGLISNPSTTSSTCAIPNKVNDIQTLCAVGTGCNTAFCANAACGTPSSCALGTACNPCTKGNNDLGCACPAGQSPPGCQYVGP; via the coding sequence ATGCGTTTTCCTTCTTTACATCCACTTTACTTTTTCTGCATATCTTTTCTCTCTTTTTTTGGGTGTGGAATTAATACCGATACACCCGTAGCCCCTTTTGTTTTCCTGGTTCCGCCCAGTGTCCCACAAATCCTTTCCGTCGTAGCCGTAAATAGTAATATTACCAATGACTTCCAAACAGATGTATTCAATTATAATCTGGATCCAAGGCCAGAATACATCCTGCGCTATTATGTGACCAACAGAGAACCTCAATTTTTGGGTTATAACCTCTATGTAACCACTGCCTTCCCTGGAATCATCCAAACCGTCCAGGGAGAATGGTTGGAGGACGGGGTTCAACCGAGCTTTCCCCACCTTCCCTATGAGGCTTCCACAGAATCATCAAAAATCGTAACCAAACGAATCCGCTTTGCCGTTCCACCGCCAGGAGCTGAATTCTTTCAAAAATGCCAAATCTATAACTTTACTTTGAGGTCGATGCTCACGGGGGGACTCATTTCCAACCCATCCACCACTTCCAGTACTTGCGCCATTCCGAATAAGGTAAATGACATCCAAACTCTCTGTGCAGTGGGCACTGGTTGCAACACTGCTTTTTGTGCCAATGCGGCTTGTGGAACCCCGAGTTCTTGTGCACTAGGAACTGCTTGTAACCCTTGTACCAAAGGGAATAATGATCTTGGCTGCGCTTGCCCAGCGGGACAATCTCCCCCAGGATGCCAATACGTTGGCCCGTAA
- a CDS encoding LIC_20245 family lipoprotein has translation MGIQKKLLFVSISLIGLFFLILLVMGGEDEEEARRKKERSSQALALFGGGSNNPKGTNRLGVRGEDSGSIFDSDYYNAGGMRYEEDSNLASSEAGEVPINPQTGKPYPPEAMQAFEELREQFPDNDLIPKRLTPEDKQKQSEFNQKLTRATNSVFGGTPNATDITLYYNHVRKQGKDRLEIINYLIESQGGDDPEMDKKFQEILKSIQFQNEQVEKEATNAYQKAGISSP, from the coding sequence ATGGGAATCCAAAAAAAATTACTCTTTGTCTCCATTTCTCTGATTGGGCTCTTTTTTCTCATCCTACTCGTAATGGGTGGAGAGGATGAAGAAGAGGCTCGCCGTAAAAAAGAAAGAAGTTCACAGGCCCTTGCCTTATTTGGGGGAGGATCTAACAATCCCAAAGGAACCAACCGTTTGGGGGTTCGCGGGGAAGATTCTGGTTCGATCTTCGATTCTGACTATTATAATGCAGGTGGAATGCGTTATGAGGAAGATAGTAACCTTGCTAGTTCAGAAGCCGGTGAAGTTCCGATCAATCCACAAACAGGAAAACCTTATCCCCCAGAAGCCATGCAGGCCTTTGAGGAACTTAGGGAACAGTTTCCCGATAACGACTTGATTCCGAAGCGACTCACACCCGAGGACAAACAAAAGCAGTCTGAGTTTAACCAAAAGTTAACAAGAGCCACAAACTCTGTGTTTGGTGGGACTCCGAATGCAACGGACATTACTTTGTATTACAATCATGTTCGAAAACAAGGAAAAGATCGTTTGGAAATTATCAACTACCTCATTGAATCTCAAGGGGGAGACGATCCAGAGATGGATAAAAAGTTCCAAGAGATTTTGAAAAGTATTCAATTTCAAAACGAACAGGTGGAAAAGGAAGCGACGAATGCCTACCAAAAGGCGGGGATTTCTTCTCCCTAA